Proteins from one Nicotiana tabacum cultivar K326 chromosome 23, ASM71507v2, whole genome shotgun sequence genomic window:
- the LOC107766126 gene encoding DNA-directed RNA polymerase IV subunit 1 isoform X1 — MEHDLIEQQVPSGTLKGIIFNILSETDAAKLAAKVIGSVNEVTDPALGFPNPIFECSTCGAKDGKKCEGHFGLINFPFTILNPYFISEVAKILNKVCPGCKSVRRDKVKGADTTSACNYCDGILRGYPPMKFKVSPKDMFGKTAIMAEVSEKKLQQTCGGSLASDYWNFIPDDAQQDASLNSSKYKRVLTHAQVYSILKDVDPGFLEGLLRRKNSIFLKSCLLTPNSHRVTEFGQHMIFDESNRLYRKLIDFRGTANDLSMCVFNRIKVSKIRAERSLTNDPNAPATGLKYVKELVLAKRTNHAFRMVVVGDPNIKLGEIGIPCHVAEDLHMAEPLSSRNWEKLTDHCDLMILQKGAIHVRRNGVLVRISVMDQLQRGDIIYRPLIDGDVVLINRPPSIHQHSLIALSVRILPIISVLSINPLVCSPFRGDFDGDCLHGYVPQSIDSRVELSELVGLNRQLIDGQSGQNLLSLSHDSLTAAHLVLEEGVFLDRFQVQQLQMFCPHQVGMPAIVQAPLRNRSYWTGKQLFSLFLPSDLDCDFPSNGVCISDGEIVTSSGGSSWLRDASENLFYSLVKHHGGDTLDLLYAAQAVLCEWLSMRGLSVSLSDLYISSDPYSRENMIDEVFCGLQEAERLSYIQLLMSRYNHDFLAGSLEVSQKAMGFNLEFMSIMQQKSASLSQASVSSFKHVFRDIQNLVYNYASKENSFLAMLKAGSKGNLLKLVQHSMCLGLQQSLVPLSFRMPRRLSCDAWNNHKAHLPFEKAHNVPERPGPYIPCAVVENSFLAGLNPLECFVHSLTTRDSSFSGHADVSGTLNRKLMFFMRDLYSGYDGTVRNAYGNQIVQFSYYSAEQISSTYNRASHAIGGHPVGSLAACAISEAAYSALDLPVGALEPSPLLNLKKILEAGVKSNSSEKTATLFLSRRLGRWAHGFEYGAIEVKGHLERLLLSDIVSTVMICFSPETCKSTHSSPWVCHFHIDKEYVKTRRLKLKSVIDALNMRYRSTRMEAGIDLPSLHITCKDCSAAEMQKANSKICIAVAVVETSKDSFSLLDTLRDLVIPFLLETVIKGFSAFKKVDILWRELPSTSKSSRGSTGELYLQVFMSESCDRNNFWNALVDSCLHIMDLIDWERSHPDNVHDLTVAYGVDVAWKYFLRNLNSAVSETGKKILPEHLVLAADCLTATGEFVPLNTKGLAQQRKCAGVISPFMQACFSHPGDSFVRAAKTELSDDLQGSLEALAWGKTPSTGTGFSFDIIYSEKGYEPAAPTDVYALLGNHVTSNRQKVKVTLDEDNETADKALARRLCKLDDLNTKRCKSQWSIANLRSFLSFNDIKKLSQALKQMLSKYAIDRELSEADKSIVMMALHFHPRRSEKIGKGAMEIKIGYHKEYEDSRCFMLVRTDGTVEDFSYRKCLQHALELIAPQKAKTYKWLNGASRGPTASSLQNEVK, encoded by the exons ATGGAGCATGATCTTATTGAGCAGCAAGTGCCTTCAGGTACTCTGAAGGGCATAATTTTCAATATCTTATCGGAGACTGATGCA GCCAAATTGGCAGCTAAGGTTATTGGATCAGTGAACGAAGTAACAGATCCTGCATTGGGGTTTCCGAATCCAATCTTTGAGTGCTCCACCTGTGGTGCAAAAGATGGGAAAAAATGTGAAG GTCATTTTGGATTAATAAACTTCCCGTTCACAATACTCAATCCCTATTTCATATCTGAGGTTGCAAAGATCCTGAACAAAGTATGTCCGGGATGCAAATCTGTGCGTCGTGATAAGGTCAAG GGTGCTGATACGACATCTGCCTGCAATTACTGTGAT GGAATTTTAAGAGGTTATCCACCAATGAAATTTAAAGTATCTCCTAAAGACATGTTTGGAAAGACTGCCATTATGGCAGAAGTGAGCGAAAAGAAGCTTCAGCAAACTTGTGGAGGAAGTTTGGCTTCTGACTATTGGAATTTTATCCCAGATGATGCACAACAAGATGCAAGTTTAAATTCTTCAAAGTACAAAAGAGTTTTAACACATGCTCAG GTATATAGCATTCTGAAAGATGTTGATCCAGGGTTTCTTGAAGGACTTCTCAGAAGGAAGAACTCAATCTTCCTTAAAAGCTGCCTCTTGACTCCCAATAGTCATCGTGTCACAGAATTTGGGCAGCACATGATATTT GATGAGAGTAATAGGCTTTACAGAAAGCTGATTGACTTCAGAGGGACAGCAAATGACTTGAGCATGTGTGTTTTTAATAGAATTAAAGTTTCCAAG ATACGTGCGGAGAGGTCACTAACCAACGATCCTAATGCCCCTGCTACTGGTTTGAAGTATGTGAAAGAACTGGTTCTGGCAAAACGCACTAACCATGCTTTCCGCATGGTTGtggttggtgatcccaacataaAGCTAGGTGAGATTGGTATTCCGTGTCATGTTGCGGAGGATCTCCATATGGCGGAACCCCTAAGTTCACGGAATTGGGAAAAGTTGACTGATCACTGTGATCTTATGATTCTTCAGAAGGGGGCGATTCACGTTCGTAGAAATGGTGTCTTAGTTCGTATTAGTGTAATGGATCAGTTGCAGAGAGGGGATATAATATATAGACCTCTTATTGATGGAGATGTTGTGTTGATAAATCGACCTCCATCTATTCATCAACACTCACTAATTGCTCTGTCTGTTAGGATTCTTCCAATAATTTCTGTTCTTTCAATCAATCCTCTTGTGTGTTCTCCATTCCGTGGGGATTTTGATGGTGATTGCCTTCATGGTTATGTTCCGCAATCAATCGATTCTAGGGTTGAGCTTAGTGAGCTTGTTGGTCTGAATCGGCAGCTGATTGATGGACAGAGTGGCCAAAATCTTCTTTCGTTAAGTCATGACAGCTTAACTGCTGCTCATTTAGTTTTGGAAGAAGGAGTTTTCTTGGACCGTTTCCAGGTGCAGCAGCTACAAATGTTTTGTCCTCATCAAGTGGGGATGCCTGCTATTGTACAGGCACCATTAAGAAACAGGAGTTATTGGACTGGGAAACAGTTATTCAGCTTGTTTTTGCCATCAGACCTTGACTGTGATTTTCCATCAAATGGCGTCTGTATTAGTGATGGGGAAATTGTGACATCTTCCGGTGGTTCTTCTTGGCTGCGTGATGCCAGTGAAAATCTCTTTTATAGTCTTGTTAAACACCATGGAGGTGACACTCTTGACCTCCTTTATGCTGCACAAGCAGTTCTTTGTGAGTGGTTGTCAATGAGGGGTCTTAGTGTTTCATTGTCCGATCTTTACATCTCTTCTGATCCATATTCTCGAGAAAATATGATTGATGAAGTCTTTTGCGGTTTGCAAGAGGCAGAGCGACTATCTTATATCCAACTGCTGATGTCGAGGTATAATCACGATTTCCTTGCCGGAAGCCTAGAAGTAAGCCAGAAAGCCATGGGTTTTAATTTGGAGTTTATGTCTATCATGCAGCAGAAGTCAGCTTCTCTGAGTCAAGCTTCTGTTAGTTCTTTCAAGCATGTTTTTCGGGATATCCAGAATTTAGTATATAATTATGCAAGCAAGGAGAATTCGTTTCTGGCTATGTTAAAAGCTGGGAGTAAGGGCAACCTGCTAAAACTGGTCCAACACAGCATGTGTCTTGGTTTGCAGCAGTCTTTGGTTCCATTATCGTTTAGAATGCCGCGTCGACTTTCTTGTGATGCATGGAATAATCATAAAGCACATCTTCCTTTTGAGAAAGCTCATAATGTTCCTGAACGTCCTGGTCCTTACATCCCGTGTGCTGTGGTTGAGAATTCATTTCTTGCGGGTTTGAATCCTCTAGAGTGTTTCGTGCATTCATTGACAACCCGTGATAGTTCTTTTAGTGGACATGCTGATGTTTCCGGAACATTGAACCGTAAGCTTATGTTTTTCATGCGTGATCTGTACAGTGGATACGATGGAACAGTGAGAAATGCTTACGGGAATCAAATTGTGCAGTTCTCTTACTACAGCGCAGAACAAATTTCTTCTACATATAACCGTGCTTCTCATGCAATTGGTGGCCATCCTGTTGGTTCATTGGCAGCCTGTGCCATTTCAGAAGCTGCATACAGTGCTTTGGATCTACCTGTCGGTGCACTTGAGCCATCACCTTTACTAAACCTAAAG AAAATATTGGAAGCTGGAGTAAAGAGTAATAGTAGCGAGAAAACTGCAACTCTGTTTCTTTCGAGAAGACTTGGCAGATGGGCTCATGGTTTTGAATATGGAGCTATAGAGGTCAAGGGTCATCTAGAAAGGCTTCTTCTTTCAGATATTGTTTCAACCGTAATGATATG CTTCTCCCCTGAAACATGTAAAAGCACTCACAGTAGTCCCTGGGTTTGTCATTTTCATATAGATAAG GAATATGTGAAGACAAGAAGGCTGAAGCTGAAATCAGTAATAGATGCTCTTAATATGAGATATAGATCAACTAGAATGGAAGCTGGAATTGATCTTCCAAGCCTGCATATAACATGCAA GGATTGTTCAGCCGCTGAAATGCAAAAAGCGAATTCCAAAATTTGCATCGCAGTTGCTGTGGTTGAGACCTCAAAAGATTCTTTTTCACTACTGGATACACTTCGTGATTTGGTGATTCCATTCCTTCTTGAGACTGTGATCAAAG GTTTCTCCGCATTTAAAAAAGTTGATATCTTATGGAGAGAGTTGCCAAGTACATCAAAATCTTCCAGAGGCTCTACCGGGGAACTATATTTGCAGGTCTTCATGTCGGAAAGTTGTGACCGGAACAACTTTTGGAATGCACTTGTGGATAGTTGCCTCCATATAATGGATTTGATTGATTGGGAGCGGAGTCATCCCGATAACGTCCATGATCTGACTGTAGCCTATGGAGTTGATGTAGCATGGAAGTACTTTCTACGT AATCTAAATTCTGCTGTCTCTGAAACTGGCAAGAAAATCCTTCCGGAACACTTGGTACTTGCAGCAGATTGTCTCACAGCTACAGGAGAATTTGTTCCGTTGAATACAAAAGGGCTGGCACAGCAAAGAAAGTGTGCTGGTGTTATTTCACCATTTATGCAAGCGTGCTTTTCG CATCCCGGGGACTCTTTTGTTAGGGCTGCCAAGACAGAATTAAGTGATGATCTTCAAGGAAGTCTGGAAGCATTGGCGTGGGGAAAAACTCCTTCCACAGGGACTGGTTTTTCATTTGACATTATCTATTCTGAAAAG GGATATGAGCCTGCTGCACCAACAGATGTGTATGCTCTGCTGGGCAACCACGTCACATCAAATAGACAAAAGGTGAAGGTCACTCTTGACGAAGACAATGAAACGGCTGACAAGGCTCTTGCACGACGTCTTTGTAAACTTGATGATCTCAATACAAAGAGATGTAAAAGCCAGTGGTCAATTGCAAATTTGAGAAGTTTCCTTTCATTCAATGACATAAAGAAGCTCTCTCAGGCATTGAAGCAAATGTTGTCCAA
- the LOC107766126 gene encoding DNA-directed RNA polymerase IV subunit 1 isoform X2, with translation MKFKVSPKDMFGKTAIMAEVSEKKLQQTCGGSLASDYWNFIPDDAQQDASLNSSKYKRVLTHAQVYSILKDVDPGFLEGLLRRKNSIFLKSCLLTPNSHRVTEFGQHMIFDESNRLYRKLIDFRGTANDLSMCVFNRIKVSKIRAERSLTNDPNAPATGLKYVKELVLAKRTNHAFRMVVVGDPNIKLGEIGIPCHVAEDLHMAEPLSSRNWEKLTDHCDLMILQKGAIHVRRNGVLVRISVMDQLQRGDIIYRPLIDGDVVLINRPPSIHQHSLIALSVRILPIISVLSINPLVCSPFRGDFDGDCLHGYVPQSIDSRVELSELVGLNRQLIDGQSGQNLLSLSHDSLTAAHLVLEEGVFLDRFQVQQLQMFCPHQVGMPAIVQAPLRNRSYWTGKQLFSLFLPSDLDCDFPSNGVCISDGEIVTSSGGSSWLRDASENLFYSLVKHHGGDTLDLLYAAQAVLCEWLSMRGLSVSLSDLYISSDPYSRENMIDEVFCGLQEAERLSYIQLLMSRYNHDFLAGSLEVSQKAMGFNLEFMSIMQQKSASLSQASVSSFKHVFRDIQNLVYNYASKENSFLAMLKAGSKGNLLKLVQHSMCLGLQQSLVPLSFRMPRRLSCDAWNNHKAHLPFEKAHNVPERPGPYIPCAVVENSFLAGLNPLECFVHSLTTRDSSFSGHADVSGTLNRKLMFFMRDLYSGYDGTVRNAYGNQIVQFSYYSAEQISSTYNRASHAIGGHPVGSLAACAISEAAYSALDLPVGALEPSPLLNLKKILEAGVKSNSSEKTATLFLSRRLGRWAHGFEYGAIEVKGHLERLLLSDIVSTVMICFSPETCKSTHSSPWVCHFHIDKEYVKTRRLKLKSVIDALNMRYRSTRMEAGIDLPSLHITCKDCSAAEMQKANSKICIAVAVVETSKDSFSLLDTLRDLVIPFLLETVIKGFSAFKKVDILWRELPSTSKSSRGSTGELYLQVFMSESCDRNNFWNALVDSCLHIMDLIDWERSHPDNVHDLTVAYGVDVAWKYFLRNLNSAVSETGKKILPEHLVLAADCLTATGEFVPLNTKGLAQQRKCAGVISPFMQACFSHPGDSFVRAAKTELSDDLQGSLEALAWGKTPSTGTGFSFDIIYSEKGYEPAAPTDVYALLGNHVTSNRQKVKVTLDEDNETADKALARRLCKLDDLNTKRCKSQWSIANLRSFLSFNDIKKLSQALKQMLSKYAIDRELSEADKSIVMMALHFHPRRSEKIGKGAMEIKIGYHKEYEDSRCFMLVRTDGTVEDFSYRKCLQHALELIAPQKAKTYKWLNGASRGPTASSLQNEVK, from the exons ATGAAATTTAAAGTATCTCCTAAAGACATGTTTGGAAAGACTGCCATTATGGCAGAAGTGAGCGAAAAGAAGCTTCAGCAAACTTGTGGAGGAAGTTTGGCTTCTGACTATTGGAATTTTATCCCAGATGATGCACAACAAGATGCAAGTTTAAATTCTTCAAAGTACAAAAGAGTTTTAACACATGCTCAG GTATATAGCATTCTGAAAGATGTTGATCCAGGGTTTCTTGAAGGACTTCTCAGAAGGAAGAACTCAATCTTCCTTAAAAGCTGCCTCTTGACTCCCAATAGTCATCGTGTCACAGAATTTGGGCAGCACATGATATTT GATGAGAGTAATAGGCTTTACAGAAAGCTGATTGACTTCAGAGGGACAGCAAATGACTTGAGCATGTGTGTTTTTAATAGAATTAAAGTTTCCAAG ATACGTGCGGAGAGGTCACTAACCAACGATCCTAATGCCCCTGCTACTGGTTTGAAGTATGTGAAAGAACTGGTTCTGGCAAAACGCACTAACCATGCTTTCCGCATGGTTGtggttggtgatcccaacataaAGCTAGGTGAGATTGGTATTCCGTGTCATGTTGCGGAGGATCTCCATATGGCGGAACCCCTAAGTTCACGGAATTGGGAAAAGTTGACTGATCACTGTGATCTTATGATTCTTCAGAAGGGGGCGATTCACGTTCGTAGAAATGGTGTCTTAGTTCGTATTAGTGTAATGGATCAGTTGCAGAGAGGGGATATAATATATAGACCTCTTATTGATGGAGATGTTGTGTTGATAAATCGACCTCCATCTATTCATCAACACTCACTAATTGCTCTGTCTGTTAGGATTCTTCCAATAATTTCTGTTCTTTCAATCAATCCTCTTGTGTGTTCTCCATTCCGTGGGGATTTTGATGGTGATTGCCTTCATGGTTATGTTCCGCAATCAATCGATTCTAGGGTTGAGCTTAGTGAGCTTGTTGGTCTGAATCGGCAGCTGATTGATGGACAGAGTGGCCAAAATCTTCTTTCGTTAAGTCATGACAGCTTAACTGCTGCTCATTTAGTTTTGGAAGAAGGAGTTTTCTTGGACCGTTTCCAGGTGCAGCAGCTACAAATGTTTTGTCCTCATCAAGTGGGGATGCCTGCTATTGTACAGGCACCATTAAGAAACAGGAGTTATTGGACTGGGAAACAGTTATTCAGCTTGTTTTTGCCATCAGACCTTGACTGTGATTTTCCATCAAATGGCGTCTGTATTAGTGATGGGGAAATTGTGACATCTTCCGGTGGTTCTTCTTGGCTGCGTGATGCCAGTGAAAATCTCTTTTATAGTCTTGTTAAACACCATGGAGGTGACACTCTTGACCTCCTTTATGCTGCACAAGCAGTTCTTTGTGAGTGGTTGTCAATGAGGGGTCTTAGTGTTTCATTGTCCGATCTTTACATCTCTTCTGATCCATATTCTCGAGAAAATATGATTGATGAAGTCTTTTGCGGTTTGCAAGAGGCAGAGCGACTATCTTATATCCAACTGCTGATGTCGAGGTATAATCACGATTTCCTTGCCGGAAGCCTAGAAGTAAGCCAGAAAGCCATGGGTTTTAATTTGGAGTTTATGTCTATCATGCAGCAGAAGTCAGCTTCTCTGAGTCAAGCTTCTGTTAGTTCTTTCAAGCATGTTTTTCGGGATATCCAGAATTTAGTATATAATTATGCAAGCAAGGAGAATTCGTTTCTGGCTATGTTAAAAGCTGGGAGTAAGGGCAACCTGCTAAAACTGGTCCAACACAGCATGTGTCTTGGTTTGCAGCAGTCTTTGGTTCCATTATCGTTTAGAATGCCGCGTCGACTTTCTTGTGATGCATGGAATAATCATAAAGCACATCTTCCTTTTGAGAAAGCTCATAATGTTCCTGAACGTCCTGGTCCTTACATCCCGTGTGCTGTGGTTGAGAATTCATTTCTTGCGGGTTTGAATCCTCTAGAGTGTTTCGTGCATTCATTGACAACCCGTGATAGTTCTTTTAGTGGACATGCTGATGTTTCCGGAACATTGAACCGTAAGCTTATGTTTTTCATGCGTGATCTGTACAGTGGATACGATGGAACAGTGAGAAATGCTTACGGGAATCAAATTGTGCAGTTCTCTTACTACAGCGCAGAACAAATTTCTTCTACATATAACCGTGCTTCTCATGCAATTGGTGGCCATCCTGTTGGTTCATTGGCAGCCTGTGCCATTTCAGAAGCTGCATACAGTGCTTTGGATCTACCTGTCGGTGCACTTGAGCCATCACCTTTACTAAACCTAAAG AAAATATTGGAAGCTGGAGTAAAGAGTAATAGTAGCGAGAAAACTGCAACTCTGTTTCTTTCGAGAAGACTTGGCAGATGGGCTCATGGTTTTGAATATGGAGCTATAGAGGTCAAGGGTCATCTAGAAAGGCTTCTTCTTTCAGATATTGTTTCAACCGTAATGATATG CTTCTCCCCTGAAACATGTAAAAGCACTCACAGTAGTCCCTGGGTTTGTCATTTTCATATAGATAAG GAATATGTGAAGACAAGAAGGCTGAAGCTGAAATCAGTAATAGATGCTCTTAATATGAGATATAGATCAACTAGAATGGAAGCTGGAATTGATCTTCCAAGCCTGCATATAACATGCAA GGATTGTTCAGCCGCTGAAATGCAAAAAGCGAATTCCAAAATTTGCATCGCAGTTGCTGTGGTTGAGACCTCAAAAGATTCTTTTTCACTACTGGATACACTTCGTGATTTGGTGATTCCATTCCTTCTTGAGACTGTGATCAAAG GTTTCTCCGCATTTAAAAAAGTTGATATCTTATGGAGAGAGTTGCCAAGTACATCAAAATCTTCCAGAGGCTCTACCGGGGAACTATATTTGCAGGTCTTCATGTCGGAAAGTTGTGACCGGAACAACTTTTGGAATGCACTTGTGGATAGTTGCCTCCATATAATGGATTTGATTGATTGGGAGCGGAGTCATCCCGATAACGTCCATGATCTGACTGTAGCCTATGGAGTTGATGTAGCATGGAAGTACTTTCTACGT AATCTAAATTCTGCTGTCTCTGAAACTGGCAAGAAAATCCTTCCGGAACACTTGGTACTTGCAGCAGATTGTCTCACAGCTACAGGAGAATTTGTTCCGTTGAATACAAAAGGGCTGGCACAGCAAAGAAAGTGTGCTGGTGTTATTTCACCATTTATGCAAGCGTGCTTTTCG CATCCCGGGGACTCTTTTGTTAGGGCTGCCAAGACAGAATTAAGTGATGATCTTCAAGGAAGTCTGGAAGCATTGGCGTGGGGAAAAACTCCTTCCACAGGGACTGGTTTTTCATTTGACATTATCTATTCTGAAAAG GGATATGAGCCTGCTGCACCAACAGATGTGTATGCTCTGCTGGGCAACCACGTCACATCAAATAGACAAAAGGTGAAGGTCACTCTTGACGAAGACAATGAAACGGCTGACAAGGCTCTTGCACGACGTCTTTGTAAACTTGATGATCTCAATACAAAGAGATGTAAAAGCCAGTGGTCAATTGCAAATTTGAGAAGTTTCCTTTCATTCAATGACATAAAGAAGCTCTCTCAGGCATTGAAGCAAATGTTGTCCAA